The following is a genomic window from Hymenobacter sp. APR13.
CATCCTGAAGGAAATCATTGAGGGCGAGAAGAAAGACCGGCCCCTGAGCGACGACAAGCTGGAAAAGATGCTCAACGCCCGCGGCTACAACATTGCCCGCCGCACTGTGGCCAAGTACCGCGAGCAGCTCAACATCCCGGTGGCCCGCCTGCGCAAGGAGCTGTAGGGCATCGACTTAAGAGAAACGTCATGCAGAGGCGTAGCCGAAGCATCTCGCCAGTGTGGTAACCTCCTTGATTACTACGCTAGCGAGATGCTTCGGCTGCGCCTCTGCATGACGTGCTTTGTTTATGACGTTCTTTCTGCATAACGTTCTTTGTGCTTCACCCCTTTGCCTCCTGCTTCCTTGACCCGCACACTCGCCACGCTCCTATCGGCCGTTCTGCATCCGCTGCTGGTGCCCAGCTATCTGGTGGCCGTGCTGGCGTATGGGTTTCCGCCGGCCTTGCTGCCGCTGGAGGCGCGCTGGCAGGCGCTGCTGCTGGTGTGGGGGCTTACGTTCTGGCTGCCGGGGCTGGCGGTGTGGCTGCTGGTGCGTAGTGGCCGCGTGAGCTCCGTGGAGCTGTATGAGCGGCGCCAGCGCCCCCTGCCGCTGCTGCTGGCCGCCACCGCCTTTGCCGCGGCCACTGCCCTAGTGGCCTCGGTGCCGGCCTTTCGGGCGCCGCTGTTGCCGCTGGTGCTGGGCGGCATCACGGCGGCCGTGCTCCTGACGCTCCTTATTACGTTGTGGTGGAAAATCTCGGCGCACGGCGTGGGACTGGGCGGAGCCGTGGGGCTGCTGGCGCTGCTGGTGGCGCGCCCTGGCTTCTACCCCACCGATGAGCGCGCGGCGTGGTGGCTAGCGGCGGCGGTGCTGGCGGCGGCGGCGGTGTACTGGGCCCGGCTGCGGCTGCAGGCCCACACGCCCGCCCAGCTATGGGCCGGGCTGGGTCTGGGCGCGGCGCTGGTATTGGCTGCCGGCCTGGGCTGAGGCCCGGCATTGTTCGTCGGGTTTAGAAGCTGGTTGACCTGCTGAGAATACAGATTGGTCCAAATGAGAGCCTAGAGACAAATCCGGGAAGTGCTACCATTAGTATGTAGCTACATCAATCAACCTTTCTGCTATGTCCTTCTTTCGTACTCTCGCTCTGGCCGCTTTCCCTCTCTTCTTGGTAGGTCTCTTGTTTCTGGAGTTGGTAGGCCCGGTGGCGCCAGCTACGCTACGTGCTGTCCGTCCGGCCCATACTTCCCTGGTGCAACGGTCTTCGCCGGTGGCTCCGGTTGCTACAAGCCGTCTGGTGGCTTCCTGATACCGGCTGATGCCGAGGCGGCGGCGCGGAAAGCCAGGCCGGCCCCACGCGCTCAAGCCTCACACCCGGATCAGGTACCGGTAAAAACTGTCGCGGTACGACTTGCCAATAGGCAGGCGGATGCCCTTCGTGAGGTTTACTGTGTTTTCCTCGATGCTGATCAAGTGGTCTACGTTGACAATGTAGGAACGATGGATCCGCTGAAACTGCCCCATTGGCAACTGCGCTGCCAGCAGTTTCAGGTTGCTGCTGACCAGTAGCTTCTGCCGCTCCGTCACCACGCTGGCGTAATCGTCTACGGCCTCTATGCAGACAATGTCGGCCATGTCCAAGCGTAGCAGCCGCGACCCACTTTTCACGAATAGGGCGGATGTGTAGCGGGGCATTTGCTCGGGCACAGTGCCCAGAGTGGCTGCCAGCAGCTGTTCGCGCACACGCTGCACGGCTTGCCGTAGCAATACCAGACTGACCGGATACTGCAAAGAAAGGACTGCCGGCAGTTCAAGGGCCTGCGTGGCATGGTGCTCTTGGCTGACCAGTACTATTAGTTCCGACTGGCTACGCAACAATGTCAGCGTATCCAGCACGTTCAGGCCGTCAATGTCGGCTGCTACGAACAAAATATCGGCTTGGCCGCCTTGTCGGAAGAAAGTAAGGGCCTCTTCGGCAGTAGCGCAGGAGGCGACCAGCGTCAGGTCGTCGAGTTGCTGAAGGAGATGTGTGAGGGCAATGCGCTGGTGTTCGTCGCCATCCAGCAAAGCACACGTGAGGGGGGAGGCAGGGTACACAGGTCGGATAAGGGGTAGCCAAATACTCACAGCGCCACGCAATCCATTGCCTTGTGCTTCAAGGATTTCATGCCTGTACTGTTGAGTCTCCGCCCGATACGGTGCCTGACAAAGTGGGTTCAGCCTAACTCGGTGAATCCCCTATATTCACCGGTCAACACGTCTTCCTTATCGTTCTGCGCGCTCAAGCGCTATGTAGCGGAGCCTCACTGGCCATTTGTTGCATCTGCTGGCGTATCAATTCCTGCACCGCTGGCAGGTCGTAGTCGGCTTCCTGCCGGATGTGCTCCATCAGGCCCCGCATGATGCGCTCCTGGCGCTGCCCATTGGCCAGGGCTTCGGCGTAAGGCGTATCGGGTGAGAACGTTACCTGCGAATAAAGTGGCAGCCACTGGTCGGGGTACTGGGCCGAGATGCGGCTTTCAATCTTTTTCTGGAGCAGAAACCGCGGGTCGGCCACCCGGTCGCGCATCTCCTCGAAGTTGTAGATGGCCAGGTCGGCCATGGCGTCGGCATTGGGCTTGCGCTGCTGCTGAAACTGCTGGAAGATGGTGTGCCAGTCGGGACCGTGCTGGTCGAGCAATTCGCTGAGCACGCGGCAGTCCTCAAACCCGGCGTTCATGCCCTGCCCGTAGAACGGCACGATGGCGTGCGAGGCGTCGCCGATAAGCACTACCTCATCCTGGTACGACCAGGGGTAGCAGCGTACCGTCACGAGCGAGCCGGTGGGGTTCTGGAAGAAGTCGTCGGTGAGCTCCGGCATCAGCGGCAGCGCATCGGCAAACACTTCCCCGAAGAAAGCTTCCACCTGGGCCGGGGTCTGGAGCGCAGCAAAGGAGTGCGGGCCCTCGTACGGGAAGAATAGCGTACAGGTGAAAGAGCCGTCGAGGTTGGGCAGCGCAATCATCATGTACTGGCCGCGGGGCCAGATGTGGAGGGCGTTCTTTTCCAGTTGCCAGCTGCCGCCGGGGCCGGGCGCGATGTTGAGCTCCTTATAGCCGTAATCGAGGTAGCTCTGCGAGTAGTTGTAGCGGTCGGTTTTCTGCAGGGCCCCGCGCACGGCGGAGTACGCCCCGTCGGTGCCGAACAGGCGCTGGTAAGGCTGCACGTACTCCTCGTTGGTAGCGGTGTCGCGCAGGTGTAGCTCCTGGTCGCGCAGGTCTACGTGCAGGCATTGCTGGTCGAAGCGTAGCGTCACGCCCGGCTCGGCCTCGGCCAGGTCCAGCAGCACTTGGTTCAGCCCTGCCCTCGACACCGAGTAGATGGCCTGTTGGTTGTGGCCGTAGGGCTGGTGCGTGAGTTGGCCACGCAGGTCGTGCATCACGCGCCGGTACATCGGAATGGCTACCTGCCGCACTTGCTCGCCTACGCCTACACCTTCCAGCGCCCGCCAGCCCCGGTCGGAAAGCGCCAGATTGATGGATCGGCCCTCCGCCGCCCCTACTCGGCGCGGGTCGGGGCGGCGCTCCAGCACCTGCACCGTATGCCCGCGCCGCGCCAGATACAGCGCCAACAACGAGCCTACCAGGCCGCCTCCCATCAATGTGAGCGACTCAGAACCAGTGGAAACAGGGCGAACAGACGCAGACATAGGGCAGACAGGCTGGTGGTGGAACAACTACGAAGCTACAGCTTACCGGCGGATTCTCTGCCGGCCTTGCGCTGGGCTTCGCCTGAAACCCAGTGCGGTTCGACGGGCACCAACCCTATTTCGACGGAAAGCCCAAACCCTGGAGCCTACGCTCAGTAAATTTGAATTATTAAATGAAATTTTATAACATCAACCCTCTATGACACCTCTCGCTGCCTGCCCTGCTTGCCTGCGGTTCCCGATGCTGCCCGTGTCTACCGATCCGGCCACTTGGTGGTCATACCTACGGTCGGCCATGCAGCCAGCCGGGCCGGACGAGGTGCCGGAGCCCCAACCTGCTGCCGAGGTGCCAACTGACACCTCCGCTTCGGTTGCCTCCGACACGTTACGCATCGGCGACTACACTGTCGGTGAGGAGAATTGCCCGGAGCTATACGGGCACCCTGACATCCGTTACTAACCTTGCTGCCGCCTTCGGGCGGCTTTTTTTGCCTTGTAAAATCATCGATTCTGCTCCACTGAGTAGGACTGCGTTCCAGCGAAGCCATAGCATATAAAATTATACGTGTTTAATATTTGTTAAATACCATTATTTGCTTAACAATAAAGATTTGATCTTCAAACGCTTGTGGTATTTTTTGTTAGGCATAACAACTATAATTTTGCGGGATATTCTCTTTTCAACTTTCTCAAATTTCGCTCCTTTTGCGTCTAAATTCCCTATGAAAAAACCTTACTATCTGCTTCTCACTCTGCTGTTTCTGCTGCTGCAGGTAGCCCCGTTGCTGGCGCAGGATGCCGCCGTTACGGTGAGTGGCATTGTGCAGACCGACACGGGCGAGCCGCTGCCTGGCGCCACAGTTTTCGTGAAGGGCACCTTCATCGGCAGCAGCACCGACCGTGAAGGTCGGTTCCAGCTGCGGGCCGATTTCTCCGAGCCGCCGGTGGTACTGTCGGTGTCGTTTGTGGGCTACGAGACGCGCGAAGTGTCTTTGCCCCAGCCCGACAACGCCGTGCAGGTGACCCTGAAAGTGAATGCCACGCTCACCAGCGAGGTAATTGCCTCGGCCTCGCGAGTGCAGGAAGGCATCCTGCAGGCGCCCGTGACGGTGGAGAAGCTCAACACCCAGCAGGTGGAGCGCATCCCGACGGCCGACCTGCAGGTGGGCCTCAACCACTACAAAGGCATCGACGTGAACAGCAGCAGCCTGCTGATGAACTCGCTGAGCACCCGCGGCTTCAACTCGGCCAAGTCAGAGCGTCTGATTCAGCTCACCGACTACTTTGATACCCAGTCGCCGAGTTTGAACGTGAACACCGGCAACCTGACCGGCTTGCCCGAGCTGGACGTGGAAAGCATTGAAATCATTCACGGGCCGGCCTCGGCGCTGTATGGCGCCAACGCCTTCAACGGCGTACTGCTACTCAACTCCAAAGACCCCTTCGTGACGGAGGGCCTGAGCGTGCGCGTGCGCGGCGGGCAGCGCAGCTTCTTCGACGGGCAGGTGCGCTACGCCCAGAAGCTGGGCGAGAAGTTCGCCTTCAAGGTGGTAGGCTCGTACCTGACGGCCGACGACTGGCTGGCCAGCAACTATGCCGCCACCAGCACGCTGGTAGAGCGCCGCAACAACGCCGAAGGCTCCAGCCTGGGCTACGACGCCGTGAACCGCTACGGTGAGCTGGGGGGCTTCACGTTCACCAACAACCCCCAGGACCCCTCCTACTCCACCACGCCCGCCACGCTGCGCGGCAAGACGGTGTTCATGCCCGGCTTCACGGAGCAGGACCTGATTGGGGGCGACGACAAGGCCA
Proteins encoded in this region:
- a CDS encoding LytR/AlgR family response regulator transcription factor, giving the protein MYPASPLTCALLDGDEHQRIALTHLLQQLDDLTLVASCATAEEALTFFRQGGQADILFVAADIDGLNVLDTLTLLRSQSELIVLVSQEHHATQALELPAVLSLQYPVSLVLLRQAVQRVREQLLAATLGTVPEQMPRYTSALFVKSGSRLLRLDMADIVCIEAVDDYASVVTERQKLLVSSNLKLLAAQLPMGQFQRIHRSYIVNVDHLISIEENTVNLTKGIRLPIGKSYRDSFYRYLIRV
- a CDS encoding FAD-dependent oxidoreductase yields the protein MSASVRPVSTGSESLTLMGGGLVGSLLALYLARRGHTVQVLERRPDPRRVGAAEGRSINLALSDRGWRALEGVGVGEQVRQVAIPMYRRVMHDLRGQLTHQPYGHNQQAIYSVSRAGLNQVLLDLAEAEPGVTLRFDQQCLHVDLRDQELHLRDTATNEEYVQPYQRLFGTDGAYSAVRGALQKTDRYNYSQSYLDYGYKELNIAPGPGGSWQLEKNALHIWPRGQYMMIALPNLDGSFTCTLFFPYEGPHSFAALQTPAQVEAFFGEVFADALPLMPELTDDFFQNPTGSLVTVRCYPWSYQDEVVLIGDASHAIVPFYGQGMNAGFEDCRVLSELLDQHGPDWHTIFQQFQQQRKPNADAMADLAIYNFEEMRDRVADPRFLLQKKIESRISAQYPDQWLPLYSQVTFSPDTPYAEALANGQRQERIMRGLMEHIRQEADYDLPAVQELIRQQMQQMASEAPLHSA